In Shinella sp. XGS7, a single genomic region encodes these proteins:
- a CDS encoding carbohydrate ABC transporter permease → MMLRRTLIYALLVLFALYFALPLGFMLMNSLKSAAELREGAFLAWPRAPELSAWRAAWDALGGSFLNSLLLAVPVVTLSSLLAALNGFILCKLRFRGSEWVFIGLLVALFLPIKVYLLPLAISLAKLGLSKSLGVLIAIHVIYSLPLALFFRNHYLGFPDELLRAARMDCAGFWALFLRIVLPLSKPVFVVVVILQFTTIWNEYLFGLVFTEAESRPITAALAQLGATGEGGVRDYNVEMAAALLAAVPTLAVYLIAGKHFTRGLVAGAVKG, encoded by the coding sequence ATGATGCTGCGCCGCACCCTCATCTACGCCCTGCTGGTGCTGTTCGCGCTCTACTTCGCGCTGCCGCTGGGCTTCATGCTGATGAACTCGCTCAAGAGCGCGGCCGAGCTGCGCGAGGGCGCCTTCCTGGCCTGGCCGCGTGCGCCGGAGCTCTCGGCCTGGCGCGCCGCCTGGGACGCGCTGGGCGGCAGCTTCCTCAACAGCCTCTTGCTGGCCGTGCCGGTGGTGACCCTGTCCAGCCTGCTGGCCGCGCTCAACGGCTTCATCCTGTGCAAGCTGCGCTTTCGCGGCAGCGAGTGGGTCTTCATCGGCCTGCTGGTGGCGCTCTTCCTGCCCATCAAGGTCTATCTGCTGCCCCTGGCCATCAGCCTGGCGAAGCTGGGCCTGTCCAAGTCGCTGGGCGTGTTGATCGCCATCCATGTGATCTACAGCCTGCCCCTGGCCCTGTTCTTCCGCAACCACTACCTGGGCTTCCCGGACGAGCTGCTGCGCGCTGCGCGCATGGATTGCGCCGGCTTCTGGGCCCTGTTCCTGCGCATCGTGCTGCCCCTGTCCAAGCCGGTCTTCGTGGTGGTGGTGATCCTGCAGTTCACGACGATCTGGAACGAATACCTCTTCGGCCTGGTCTTCACCGAGGCCGAGAGCCGGCCCATCACCGCCGCCCTGGCCCAGCTGGGCGCCACCGGCGAGGGCGGGGTGCGCGACTACAACGTGGAAATGGCCGCGGCCCTGCTGGCGGCCGTGCCCACCCTGGCGGTCTACCTGATCGCCGGCAAACATTTCACGCGCGGCCTGGTGGCCGGCGCGGTCAAGGGATGA
- a CDS encoding carbohydrate ABC transporter permease produces the protein MASTKALQRYRNRPELLLLPSLALGLVFFYGFMLWTGWLSLTRSSLLPSDEFVGLLQYQRLFADERWLQALANLARFAGLFIAIPLALGLGLAILLDQKIRGEGGLRLIYLHPMALSLIVTGTVWRWLLDPELGLAQGLRQLGFAGFRLDWLADEEMALYALVIAAVWQITGFVMAVFLAGLRAVDDAVLQAARLDGAGGFTLYRRIVLPTLGPSLFSALLVLLPAAIKSFDLVVALTDGGPGQASELPALYMFQMAFERSRLGLGAASAMVMLMMVLSIALPYAYARARRGAAA, from the coding sequence ATGGCTAGCACCAAGGCGCTGCAGCGCTACCGCAACCGGCCGGAGCTGCTGCTCCTGCCCTCCCTGGCCCTGGGCCTGGTCTTCTTCTATGGCTTCATGCTCTGGACCGGCTGGCTCTCGCTCACCCGCTCCAGCCTGCTGCCCAGCGACGAGTTCGTGGGCCTGCTGCAGTACCAGCGCCTCTTCGCCGACGAGCGCTGGCTGCAGGCCCTGGCCAATCTGGCGCGCTTCGCCGGCCTCTTCATTGCCATCCCCCTGGCCCTGGGCCTGGGCCTGGCCATCCTGCTGGACCAGAAGATACGCGGCGAGGGCGGGCTGCGCCTGATCTATCTGCACCCCATGGCCCTGTCCCTGATCGTCACCGGCACGGTCTGGCGCTGGCTGCTGGACCCCGAGCTGGGCCTGGCCCAGGGCCTGCGGCAGCTGGGCTTCGCCGGCTTCCGGCTGGACTGGCTGGCCGACGAGGAGATGGCGCTCTACGCCCTGGTGATCGCCGCGGTCTGGCAGATCACGGGCTTTGTGATGGCGGTCTTTCTGGCCGGCCTGCGCGCGGTGGACGACGCGGTGCTGCAGGCCGCGCGCCTGGACGGGGCCGGCGGCTTCACGCTCTACCGCCGCATCGTGCTGCCCACGCTGGGCCCCAGCCTGTTCTCGGCCCTGCTGGTGCTGCTGCCGGCGGCCATCAAGAGCTTTGATCTGGTGGTGGCTCTCACCGATGGCGGCCCGGGCCAGGCCAGCGAGCTGCCGGCGCTCTATATGTTCCAGATGGCCTTCGAGCGCAGCCGCCTGGGCCTGGGCGCGGCCAGCGCCATGGTGATGCTGATGATGGTGCTCTCGATTGCCCTGCCCTATGCCTATGCGCGGGCGCGCCGCGGAGCCGCCGCATGA
- a CDS encoding LysR family transcriptional regulator codes for MRSLNLDQLRTLVAIVDLGSFAAAAQALHLSAPTVSLHISELEARLGTALLLRAKRGGAQATAAGAALVLRARQLLRDAEEAEQLVRRHAQGLAGKVRLGTATGVVVYLLPQVLERLARDYPEIEVEVQVLGSLDTLARLEAGSLDIGLVALPVAPRAGLQLRPWRRDPMMAFLPPHWEAPEQVDPAWLAERPLVFNDSRTQMYRLTMAWFGAAGYSPSARIELNFTEAMKSLVAAGYGAALLPLEQAGGGGAVALHHLAVHERIQIRPLVPPLVRELGVAHRPPELLPPGARAVLEALEALAQVEA; via the coding sequence ATGAGAAGCCTGAATCTGGACCAGCTGCGCACCCTGGTGGCCATCGTGGACCTGGGCAGCTTTGCTGCGGCGGCCCAGGCCCTGCACCTGTCGGCGCCCACGGTGAGCCTGCACATCAGCGAGCTGGAGGCGCGCCTGGGCACGGCCCTGCTGCTGCGCGCCAAGCGCGGTGGGGCCCAGGCCACGGCGGCCGGCGCGGCCCTGGTGCTGCGCGCCCGCCAGTTGCTGCGCGATGCCGAGGAGGCCGAGCAGCTGGTGCGCCGCCATGCCCAGGGCCTGGCGGGCAAGGTCAGGCTGGGCACGGCCACCGGCGTGGTGGTCTATCTGCTGCCCCAGGTGCTGGAGCGTCTGGCGCGCGACTACCCGGAGATCGAGGTGGAGGTGCAGGTGCTGGGCTCGCTGGACACCCTGGCGCGCCTGGAGGCCGGCAGCCTGGACATCGGCCTGGTGGCCCTGCCGGTGGCGCCGCGCGCGGGCCTGCAGCTGCGGCCCTGGCGGCGCGACCCCATGATGGCCTTTCTGCCGCCCCACTGGGAGGCGCCCGAGCAGGTGGACCCGGCCTGGCTGGCCGAGCGTCCCCTGGTCTTCAACGACAGCCGCACCCAGATGTACCGCCTGACCATGGCCTGGTTCGGCGCGGCCGGCTACAGCCCCAGCGCGCGCATCGAGCTGAACTTCACCGAGGCCATGAAGAGCCTGGTGGCGGCCGGCTATGGCGCGGCCCTGCTGCCCCTGGAGCAGGCCGGCGGTGGTGGGGCGGTGGCCCTGCACCATCTGGCCGTGCATGAGCGCATCCAGATCCGGCCGCTAGTGCCGCCCCTGGTGCGCGAGCTGGGTGTGGCCCACCGCCCGCCCGAGCTGCTGCCGCCGGGCGCGCGCGCGGTGCTGGAGGCCCTGGAGGCCCTGGCCCAGGTGGAGGCCTAG
- a CDS encoding ATP-binding protein, giving the protein MSGLLPGAAATALAGVAEALPGAGSAGRPLDTRAEAPNRSLFGRMLGGFALVLLLVWLGLMAREVYDVKVLQKRYGEADNRQWADQVRLQVELLRERPPAEISNALTRLEQLRRGGWWDTGYRAPHVLLQVWLEGRLIHQAGPHGLAEDRRPPDPSQLKNTAEWLFHEVQDPGHGILLRRWQEVPGSWHFSFHGLSYYARPLLLSIPLLLLPAWLILGRGLRPLRQIGREIEGRSASDLSPLPSSPYRELAPLVSAVNRLLARLNERIQREHEFLLDAAHELKTPLAVMQLNAEPLLDAPDPARRRVARERLLEGLHRATHTVHQLLSLARSGATAEDSQLQAQDLVALVVDRMALSSQLALARGIELELLAPERCELPLHRESMAALIDNLLDNAIKYSPPDSRVEVRIKAATAEQPARLRVADEGPGIPPELHRQVFRRFYRMPGQDQAGSGLGLAIVESAAARHQARLRLEPGLGGRGLAVSLSF; this is encoded by the coding sequence ATGAGCGGCCTGCTGCCCGGCGCCGCGGCCACCGCCCTGGCCGGCGTGGCCGAGGCCCTGCCGGGTGCCGGCTCGGCCGGGCGCCCGCTCGACACCCGCGCGGAAGCGCCCAACCGCTCCCTCTTCGGCCGCATGCTGGGCGGCTTCGCCCTGGTGCTGCTGCTGGTGTGGCTGGGCCTGATGGCGCGCGAGGTCTACGACGTCAAGGTGCTGCAGAAGCGCTATGGCGAGGCCGACAACCGCCAGTGGGCAGACCAGGTGCGCCTGCAGGTGGAGCTCTTGCGCGAGCGGCCGCCAGCCGAGATCTCGAACGCGCTCACCCGGCTGGAGCAGCTGCGCCGCGGCGGCTGGTGGGACACCGGCTACCGCGCCCCCCATGTGCTGCTGCAGGTCTGGCTCGAGGGCCGGCTGATCCACCAGGCCGGCCCGCACGGCCTGGCCGAAGACCGCCGCCCCCCCGACCCCAGCCAGCTGAAGAACACGGCCGAATGGCTGTTCCACGAGGTGCAGGACCCGGGCCACGGCATCCTGCTGCGGCGCTGGCAGGAGGTGCCGGGCAGCTGGCATTTCAGCTTCCACGGCCTGTCCTACTACGCCCGCCCCCTGCTGCTGAGCATCCCCTTGCTGCTGCTGCCGGCCTGGCTGATCCTGGGCCGCGGCCTGCGCCCGCTGCGCCAGATCGGGCGCGAGATCGAGGGCCGCTCGGCCAGCGATCTCTCGCCCCTGCCCAGCAGCCCCTATCGCGAGCTGGCGCCCCTGGTGAGCGCGGTCAACCGCCTGCTGGCCCGGCTCAACGAGCGCATCCAGCGCGAGCACGAGTTCCTGCTCGACGCCGCGCACGAGCTCAAGACCCCGCTGGCCGTGATGCAGCTCAATGCCGAGCCCCTGCTGGATGCGCCCGACCCGGCACGTCGCCGCGTGGCCCGCGAGCGCCTGCTCGAGGGCCTGCACCGCGCCACGCACACGGTGCACCAGCTGCTGTCCCTGGCGCGCTCCGGTGCCACCGCCGAAGACAGCCAGCTCCAAGCGCAGGACCTGGTGGCCCTGGTGGTGGACCGCATGGCCCTGTCCAGCCAGCTGGCCCTGGCCCGCGGCATCGAGCTGGAGCTGCTGGCCCCCGAACGCTGCGAGCTGCCCCTGCACCGCGAGAGCATGGCCGCCCTGATCGACAACCTGCTGGACAACGCCATCAAGTACTCGCCGCCCGACAGCCGGGTGGAGGTGCGCATCAAGGCGGCCACGGCCGAGCAGCCCGCCCGCCTGCGCGTGGCGGACGAGGGCCCGGGCATCCCGCCCGAGCTGCACCGCCAGGTCTTCCGGCGCTTCTACCGCATGCCCGGCCAGGACCAGGCCGGCAGCGGTCTGGGCCTGGCCATCGTGGAAAGCGCCGCCGCCCGCCACCAGGCCCGGCTGCGGCTGGAGCCCGGCCTGGGCGGCCGCGGCCTGGCAGTGAGCCTGAGCTTCTAG
- a CDS encoding ABC transporter substrate-binding protein: MKKSRLLLPLLLLLLPTLAAAQALDFLHWWTAGSEAQTLAELRRSALAAGVHWRESPVAGAGNANTLLKTRFLSGNPPALAQLDKAVSVWGEVVPLADLNPVAEAQHWGQVLPPEIAEELKFRGKVAAVPINVHRLNSLWSNRALLQRHGLAVPRSWPEFFAVADTLQAAGVLPLAIGGSPGQKLSVFANVVLGQGGADFFQRALVQRDASLLAGPQMLAMLRDFKRVKRYTDAGQVGRDWSVATALLIQGRAAMQFTGDWANGEFQKAGLVAGRDFDCSPAPGHGGEGAAGLHYFEFDRILFFQPLNARQADEQRRLAAALMQREASTRFARLKGGIPVRRDAELDGFNACARQSFADFRSGRRVLALSAQLPEASYGAIRDVVSAFWASDKMTAEQAQARLLKAARVMD; the protein is encoded by the coding sequence ATGAAGAAGTCGCGTCTCTTGCTGCCGTTGCTGCTGCTGCTGCTGCCCACGCTGGCCGCGGCCCAGGCCCTGGACTTTCTGCACTGGTGGACGGCCGGCAGCGAGGCCCAGACCCTGGCCGAGCTGCGCCGCAGCGCCCTGGCCGCCGGCGTGCACTGGCGCGAGTCGCCGGTGGCCGGCGCCGGCAATGCCAACACCCTGCTCAAGACCCGCTTCCTCTCGGGCAATCCGCCCGCCCTGGCCCAGCTGGACAAGGCCGTCTCGGTCTGGGGCGAGGTCGTGCCCCTGGCCGATCTGAATCCGGTGGCCGAAGCCCAGCACTGGGGCCAGGTCTTGCCGCCCGAGATCGCCGAGGAGCTCAAGTTCCGCGGCAAGGTGGCGGCCGTGCCCATCAATGTGCACCGGCTCAACAGCCTGTGGAGCAACCGCGCCCTGCTGCAGCGCCATGGCCTGGCCGTGCCGCGCAGCTGGCCGGAGTTCTTTGCCGTGGCCGACACGCTGCAGGCCGCGGGCGTGCTGCCCCTGGCCATCGGCGGTTCGCCGGGCCAGAAGCTCAGCGTGTTCGCCAATGTGGTGCTGGGGCAGGGCGGGGCGGACTTCTTCCAGCGCGCCCTGGTGCAGCGCGACGCGAGCCTGCTGGCGGGGCCGCAGATGCTGGCCATGCTGCGCGACTTCAAGCGCGTCAAGCGCTACACCGATGCCGGCCAGGTGGGGCGCGACTGGTCGGTGGCCACGGCCCTGCTGATCCAGGGCCGCGCGGCCATGCAGTTCACCGGCGACTGGGCCAATGGCGAGTTCCAGAAGGCCGGCCTGGTGGCCGGGCGCGACTTCGACTGCAGCCCGGCCCCCGGCCATGGCGGCGAGGGCGCGGCGGGCCTGCACTACTTCGAGTTCGACCGCATCCTCTTCTTCCAGCCCCTCAATGCCCGTCAGGCCGATGAACAGCGCCGCCTGGCCGCGGCCCTGATGCAGCGCGAGGCCTCCACCCGCTTCGCACGCCTCAAGGGCGGCATCCCGGTGCGCCGCGACGCGGAGCTGGATGGCTTCAACGCCTGCGCGCGCCAGTCCTTCGCCGACTTCCGCAGCGGCCGTCGTGTGCTGGCCCTGAGCGCCCAGCTGCCCGAGGCCAGCTACGGCGCGATCCGCGATGTGGTCTCGGCCTTCTGGGCCAGCGACAAGATGACGGCCGAGCAGGCCCAGGCCCGCCTGCTCAAGGCGGCCCGGGTGATGGATTGA
- a CDS encoding TonB-dependent receptor, which yields MSKKSSLGRRCTGVVIPGQAGRQPAHLGVIPAAVCALLALSLPAQAQQQPAQPAAGTAANKLDTVVVTGIRASLKKALDTKRDADSIVDVVTAEDVGKFPATNVAEAITVIPGVSIDKAFGQGEKVSILGTDPALNRTLLNGQAIASGDWFMSEQQGRTFNYSLLAPQLVSKVEVYKSPEAWLDEGSIGGTVNVSTRKPLELKGLTLNGAVSYLYNDRVEGGKPSLSGLVGWKNEANTFGVLLSAQRSEERIRRDGVESYGTVSGKDYINGRGGSPNSITTTTTDWSQNPPATMPPSCVGDCKTTLLANPGAIAPNSISAHYFDQTRKRDTLSLSLQAKPHKNLDVEFNALDVKAKYDNITHSMFAFNGNPWNSLNAMTGLTVDGGVITQASFRNALTVYDLINRRATVDTDSYDLKLSWKEDRWFASAHAGTSKAKGGTDRQVFGEFLGKANYSYDLSGSVPRVAFTGYQTAPISDIAAHMAPAKTGSPFNDPQGFRLDGGGPAGGWHTNPPSATNWSAGWGGNIVTKPTSDEEKYFQVDFGLKFKESPLTQLRFGLKRREHETSQTMSGVSLASIKGYGDLSASQFSPQSVPGNYLNGFGDVGDLNKRFMIDGWALADYINSGKWLAPWQKQPVPSTFSDPSYAANTWTVKENVNAGYVQADFSHDRLRGNVGLRLVQTESDSIGWACTVNVSPCPADKYGPTSVKKKYTNTLPNLNLVYDLTDNVVLRGSAAKVMSRPNYGDMSSYLWIGDATLTGGGGNPNLNPYKATNLDFSAEWYFAPNSILAGTLFHKKIDNYILVTTQKESHYNQNQQKVTEYDISRPSNAGTAKIKGLSLAFQTSLGNGLGVLTNYTYADAKAATGARLPFNSKHQVTFSPFYETDRWSARATYSWRSKYYTQADRGNFLVTDDYDSLDASINIKLTDQLTLGLDGMNLLDSEYRSYAEVPGVANTEKLTRGIYKTGRRYMASLRYSY from the coding sequence GTGAGCAAGAAGAGCAGTCTCGGGCGTCGTTGCACCGGCGTCGTCATTCCCGGCCAGGCCGGTCGCCAGCCCGCGCACCTGGGCGTCATTCCGGCCGCCGTCTGTGCCCTGCTGGCCCTGAGCCTGCCGGCCCAGGCGCAGCAGCAGCCGGCACAGCCCGCGGCCGGCACGGCCGCCAACAAGCTGGACACCGTGGTGGTCACCGGCATCCGGGCCAGCCTGAAGAAGGCCCTGGATACCAAGCGCGATGCCGATTCCATCGTCGACGTGGTGACCGCCGAGGACGTGGGCAAGTTCCCCGCCACCAATGTGGCCGAGGCCATCACCGTGATTCCCGGCGTGAGCATCGACAAGGCCTTCGGCCAGGGCGAGAAGGTCTCCATCCTCGGCACCGATCCCGCACTCAACCGCACGCTGCTGAACGGCCAGGCCATCGCCTCGGGCGACTGGTTCATGTCCGAGCAGCAGGGCCGCACCTTCAATTACTCCCTGCTGGCGCCGCAGCTGGTCAGCAAGGTCGAGGTCTACAAATCGCCCGAGGCCTGGCTGGATGAGGGCTCCATCGGCGGCACCGTGAATGTGTCCACCCGCAAGCCGCTGGAACTCAAGGGCCTGACCCTGAACGGCGCGGTGAGCTATCTCTACAACGACCGCGTGGAGGGCGGCAAGCCTTCGCTGTCGGGCCTGGTGGGCTGGAAGAACGAGGCCAATACCTTCGGCGTGCTGCTCTCGGCCCAGCGCTCGGAGGAACGCATCCGCCGTGACGGTGTCGAGTCCTACGGCACCGTCAGCGGCAAGGACTACATCAACGGCCGCGGCGGCTCGCCCAACTCCATCACCACCACCACCACGGACTGGTCACAGAACCCGCCAGCCACCATGCCGCCCAGCTGCGTGGGCGACTGCAAGACCACCTTGCTGGCCAATCCCGGCGCGATCGCCCCCAACTCGATCAGCGCGCACTACTTCGACCAGACCCGCAAGCGCGACACGCTCTCGCTGTCGCTGCAGGCCAAGCCGCACAAGAACCTGGACGTCGAGTTCAACGCCCTGGACGTGAAGGCCAAGTACGACAACATCACGCATTCCATGTTCGCCTTCAACGGCAACCCCTGGAATTCGCTCAACGCCATGACCGGCCTGACGGTGGATGGCGGCGTGATCACCCAGGCCAGCTTCCGCAATGCGCTGACGGTCTACGACCTGATCAACCGCCGTGCCACGGTGGACACCGACTCCTACGACCTCAAGCTCAGCTGGAAGGAAGACCGCTGGTTCGCCTCGGCCCACGCCGGCACCTCCAAGGCCAAGGGCGGTACCGATCGCCAGGTCTTCGGCGAGTTCCTGGGCAAGGCCAACTACAGCTACGACCTCAGCGGCTCGGTGCCGCGCGTGGCCTTCACCGGCTACCAGACCGCGCCCATCAGCGACATTGCCGCCCACATGGCCCCGGCCAAGACCGGCAGCCCCTTCAACGACCCGCAGGGCTTCCGTCTGGATGGCGGTGGTCCGGCCGGCGGTTGGCACACCAACCCGCCCAGTGCCACCAACTGGAGCGCGGGCTGGGGCGGCAATATCGTCACCAAGCCCACCAGCGACGAGGAGAAGTACTTCCAGGTGGATTTCGGCCTGAAGTTCAAGGAATCGCCGCTCACGCAGCTGCGCTTCGGCCTCAAGCGCCGCGAGCACGAGACCTCGCAGACCATGTCGGGCGTCTCCCTGGCCTCGATCAAGGGCTATGGCGATCTGAGCGCCAGCCAGTTCAGTCCGCAGTCGGTGCCGGGCAACTACCTCAATGGCTTCGGCGATGTGGGCGATCTCAACAAGCGCTTCATGATCGATGGCTGGGCCCTGGCCGACTACATCAACAGCGGCAAGTGGCTGGCCCCCTGGCAGAAGCAGCCGGTGCCCAGCACCTTCAGCGATCCCTCCTATGCCGCCAATACCTGGACGGTGAAGGAGAACGTCAACGCTGGCTATGTGCAGGCTGATTTCAGCCATGACCGCCTGCGCGGCAATGTGGGCCTGCGCCTGGTGCAGACCGAGTCCGACAGCATCGGCTGGGCCTGCACGGTCAATGTCAGCCCCTGCCCGGCGGACAAGTACGGCCCCACCAGCGTCAAGAAGAAGTACACCAACACCCTGCCCAACCTGAACCTGGTGTACGACCTGACCGACAACGTGGTGCTGCGCGGCTCGGCGGCCAAGGTCATGTCCCGCCCCAACTACGGCGACATGTCCAGCTATCTGTGGATCGGCGACGCCACCCTCACCGGCGGCGGCGGCAATCCCAATCTCAATCCCTACAAGGCCACCAATCTGGACTTCTCGGCCGAGTGGTACTTCGCGCCCAACTCCATCCTGGCCGGCACGCTCTTCCACAAGAAGATCGACAACTACATCCTGGTCACCACGCAGAAGGAAAGCCACTACAACCAGAACCAGCAGAAGGTCACCGAGTACGACATCTCGCGTCCCAGCAATGCCGGCACGGCCAAGATCAAGGGCCTGTCCCTGGCCTTCCAGACCAGCCTGGGCAACGGACTGGGCGTGCTGACCAACTACACCTATGCCGATGCCAAGGCCGCGACGGGCGCCCGCCTGCCCTTCAACTCCAAGCACCAGGTGACCTTCAGCCCCTTCTACGAGACCGATCGCTGGAGCGCACGCGCCACCTACTCCTGGCGTTCCAAGTACTACACCCAGGCGGATCGCGGCAACTTCCTGGTCACGGACGACTACGACTCCCTGGATGCCAGCATCAATATCAAGCTCACCGACCAGCTGACCCTGGGCCTGGATGGCATGAATCTGCTGGACAGCGAGTACCGCTCCTATGCCGAGGTGCCGGGCGTGGCCAATACCGAGAAGCTGACCCGGGGCATCTACAAGACCGGTCGCCGCTACATGGCCTCGCTGCGCTACAGCTACTGA
- a CDS encoding response regulator transcription factor — MRVCLIEDDLALGRSLQSALQDSGHEVVWVRRAADARYWVQEESFDALLLDLGLPDGNGMDLLRHFRAERRQLPILVITARDSLEDRLGGLDGGADDYLIKPFVASELLARLRAVVRRAAPAKEGSEELHWRAKDLLLDERRMVLTRAGQPISLSKTEFALLHTLMRYPDRVMTRRELESRALPHSEGQALDVHMFNLRKKIGDGYIRTVRGVGYMVERE; from the coding sequence ATGAGAGTGTGTTTGATCGAGGACGACCTGGCCCTGGGGCGTTCACTGCAGTCGGCACTGCAGGACTCTGGTCACGAAGTGGTGTGGGTGCGGCGTGCGGCCGATGCGCGCTACTGGGTGCAGGAGGAGAGTTTCGACGCCCTGCTGCTGGACCTGGGCCTGCCCGACGGCAATGGCATGGATCTGCTGCGCCACTTCCGCGCCGAGCGCCGCCAGCTGCCCATCCTGGTGATCACCGCGCGCGACAGCCTGGAGGACCGGCTTGGCGGCCTGGACGGCGGTGCCGACGACTACCTGATCAAGCCCTTCGTGGCCTCCGAGCTGCTGGCGCGCCTGCGTGCCGTGGTGCGCCGTGCCGCGCCCGCCAAGGAGGGCAGCGAGGAGCTGCACTGGCGCGCCAAGGACCTGCTGCTGGACGAGCGCCGCATGGTGCTGACGCGCGCGGGCCAGCCCATCTCCCTGTCCAAGACCGAGTTCGCCCTGCTGCACACCCTGATGCGCTACCCCGACCGCGTGATGACCCGCCGCGAGCTGGAGAGCCGCGCCCTGCCGCACAGCGAGGGTCAGGCCCTGGACGTGCACATGTTCAATCTGCGCAAGAAGATCGGCGACGGCTATATCCGCACCGTGCGCGGCGTGGGCTATATGGTGGAGCGCGAATGA
- a CDS encoding family 20 glycosylhydrolase: MLAFEQHSPQAGRVQIGAGGTLHLALDSWMGPCQLRLDADGTGYWRIANVRYALRAAALGEEGLHLPEPAPAWDAESAARVQGGEAALWAELVGPEQLDLRLWPRLFAVAERFWSPAEVAGDEDEFYRRLDHVSAWSVQALGLRHEAQHLEGLRRLVSDEDEAGLALLQRFAALLEPGQYYARQHSKKAAGRYHLDEPLDRLADVLPAENRAMQRLAQAARVEWPRWQALLRQCQQDQAALLALLQRQPRLRALLPLAQQLPGLCALGLDLLEPGGRPDAAAARVLLDAASPMVDELVLALAPALQALLEARA, encoded by the coding sequence GTGCTGGCCTTCGAGCAGCATTCGCCGCAGGCTGGCCGCGTGCAGATCGGGGCAGGGGGTACCTTGCACCTGGCCCTGGACAGCTGGATGGGGCCGTGCCAGCTGCGTCTGGACGCCGATGGGACGGGGTACTGGCGCATCGCCAATGTGCGCTATGCCCTGCGCGCCGCGGCCCTGGGCGAAGAGGGCCTGCACCTGCCCGAGCCGGCCCCGGCCTGGGACGCGGAGAGCGCGGCCCGGGTGCAGGGCGGCGAGGCCGCACTGTGGGCCGAGCTGGTGGGGCCGGAACAGCTGGATCTGCGCCTGTGGCCGCGGCTCTTCGCCGTGGCCGAGCGCTTCTGGTCTCCGGCCGAGGTGGCGGGTGACGAGGACGAGTTCTACCGCCGCCTCGACCATGTCTCGGCCTGGTCGGTGCAGGCCCTGGGCCTGCGCCACGAGGCCCAGCACCTGGAGGGCCTGCGCCGCCTGGTCTCCGACGAAGACGAGGCCGGCCTGGCCCTGCTGCAGCGCTTTGCCGCCCTGCTGGAGCCGGGCCAGTACTACGCCCGCCAGCACAGCAAGAAGGCCGCCGGCCGCTACCACCTGGACGAGCCCCTGGACCGTCTGGCCGATGTGCTGCCGGCCGAGAACCGCGCTATGCAGCGCCTGGCGCAGGCGGCGCGCGTCGAGTGGCCGCGCTGGCAGGCCCTGCTGCGCCAATGCCAGCAGGACCAGGCGGCCCTGCTGGCCCTGCTGCAGCGCCAGCCCCGTCTGCGCGCCCTGCTGCCCCTGGCGCAGCAGCTGCCGGGCCTGTGCGCCCTGGGCCTGGACCTGCTGGAGCCCGGCGGCAGGCCCGATGCCGCCGCCGCCCGGGTCCTGCTGGACGCCGCCAGCCCCATGGTGGACGAGCTGGTGCTGGCCCTGGCGCCGGCCCTGCAAGCCCTGCTGGAGGCCCGGGCATGA
- a CDS encoding chitinase — MKRLSAVSLCLLLSACGGLPPAAPVGTAAPSAEFRLSRAQFEQLFPKRLPFYTYEGLVAAAAAYPRFANGGDTERDRQEMAAFLANIMQESDSLQAVREYNQAAYDHYCRQGPGESCAPGQQYYGRGPIQLSWNFNYLHAGQALGLDLWGNPDLVATDATVAWKTALWYWMERTGPATMTAHEAMQGGIGFGGTIRAINGIVECDQPGDATAQRRIARRLAFYTQAAQVLEVSRGGNLGC, encoded by the coding sequence ATGAAGCGCCTCTCCGCTGTTTCCCTGTGTCTACTGCTGAGCGCCTGTGGTGGCCTGCCGCCGGCCGCACCCGTGGGGACTGCGGCGCCCAGCGCCGAGTTCCGGCTCAGCCGCGCGCAGTTCGAACAGCTCTTCCCCAAGCGCCTGCCCTTCTATACCTACGAGGGTCTGGTGGCGGCGGCTGCGGCCTATCCGCGCTTTGCCAATGGTGGGGACACGGAGCGCGACCGCCAGGAGATGGCGGCCTTTCTCGCCAACATCATGCAGGAGTCCGACTCCCTGCAGGCGGTGCGCGAGTACAACCAGGCGGCCTACGACCATTACTGCCGCCAGGGGCCGGGCGAGAGTTGCGCGCCCGGCCAGCAGTACTACGGGCGCGGCCCCATCCAGCTGAGCTGGAACTTCAACTATCTGCACGCCGGCCAGGCCCTGGGCCTGGACCTGTGGGGCAATCCCGATCTGGTGGCTACCGATGCTACCGTGGCCTGGAAGACCGCGCTCTGGTACTGGATGGAGCGCACCGGTCCCGCAACCATGACGGCCCACGAGGCCATGCAGGGCGGCATCGGCTTCGGAGGCACGATCCGCGCCATCAACGGCATCGTCGAATGCGACCAGCCGGGCGACGCCACGGCTCAGCGTCGCATCGCGCGCCGGCTGGCCTTCTATACCCAGGCGGCACAAGTCCTCGAGGTTTCTCGCGGCGGCAATCTGGGCTGCTGA